A single Arachidicoccus sp. BS20 DNA region contains:
- a CDS encoding DUF6088 family protein encodes MQSLILMTMGNFKSLEDKIKARIKRMKSNVFIREDFADLGGYDQVGRVLLKLTRQGNLAKLGYGIYAKAKTSQLTGELVPVAPLPALAKEALQKLGVKTLPTNAEKDYQEGRSTQIPTGRLIGIEKSRLSRKIGYKEATIYYERV; translated from the coding sequence TTGCAAAGTTTAATACTGATGACAATGGGCAATTTCAAATCATTGGAAGATAAGATTAAGGCAAGAATAAAAAGGATGAAATCGAATGTATTTATCCGTGAAGATTTTGCAGATTTGGGCGGTTATGACCAAGTAGGCAGAGTTTTGCTTAAACTTACCCGACAGGGAAATTTGGCAAAATTGGGCTATGGTATCTATGCTAAAGCTAAGACCTCGCAACTCACAGGCGAACTTGTTCCCGTTGCGCCCCTTCCTGCTTTGGCAAAAGAAGCATTGCAAAAGTTAGGCGTAAAGACACTGCCGACCAATGCAGAAAAAGACTATCAGGAAGGACGTTCAACTCAAATTCCCACGGGCAGACTGATTGGCATAGAAAAATCAAGGCTTAGCCGTAAAATTGGTTATAAGGAAGCCACAATTTATTATGAACGAGTTTAA
- a CDS encoding ABC transporter permease — protein MNKIALIIQREFLSRVQKRTFLLVTIGLPILISCVYAAIIYFSVHSSSQTKIMVVDNANFFHDSLPSSDDNISFVFVKKQTVDSVKSNAANGESAGFINIPADANLLKDNIEIMMEKKIGIIDREKIKSDIQDRLQQLKLQSLISDTTAFAQAKRNTKISFVNTNDKNDSDLKTGISTAVGFICGFLIYMILLLYGMSVMRGVMEEKTNRIAEIMISSVKPFQLMMGKIIGIGAVGLLQFIIWIVLGIGLRLILIPLLFPSMGHAAAAVHTNGSDIQNVLQGLSSINFSLIIPVFLIYFIGGYLVYASLFAAIGCTVSDGQQDAQGLTLPVTLPIIFGFVIMTQAINNPTSGLSVFGSLFPLTSPVVMMARVAQGVPEAVSYFQLILSIVILFATFLFTTWFAGKIYRTGILMYGKKPTWKELVKWAFRKV, from the coding sequence ATGAACAAAATCGCTTTAATCATCCAAAGAGAATTTCTAAGTCGTGTACAAAAACGCACATTTCTTTTGGTAACCATTGGCTTACCTATTTTAATCAGCTGCGTTTATGCAGCCATTATTTATTTCAGTGTACACAGCAGTTCGCAAACGAAAATTATGGTTGTTGATAATGCCAACTTCTTTCACGACAGTCTTCCTTCAAGCGACGATAATATTTCTTTTGTCTTTGTAAAAAAACAAACCGTTGATTCAGTGAAGTCAAATGCTGCAAACGGCGAAAGTGCAGGTTTCATCAATATTCCGGCAGATGCGAATTTGTTGAAAGACAACATTGAAATAATGATGGAAAAGAAAATAGGCATTATAGACAGAGAGAAAATCAAGAGCGATATTCAAGACAGGTTGCAACAACTGAAATTGCAATCACTTATTTCGGATACAACGGCATTTGCGCAAGCAAAGCGAAATACAAAGATTTCATTTGTCAATACAAATGATAAAAACGATTCAGATTTAAAAACAGGCATCAGCACGGCGGTCGGCTTTATCTGCGGCTTTTTGATTTACATGATTTTGTTACTGTATGGAATGTCCGTAATGCGCGGTGTAATGGAAGAGAAAACCAACCGCATTGCGGAAATTATGATAAGCAGCGTGAAACCTTTTCAACTGATGATGGGAAAAATTATAGGCATTGGTGCGGTGGGGTTGTTACAATTTATTATATGGATTGTTTTAGGCATCGGGCTGAGATTAATTCTAATTCCGTTGTTATTTCCAAGCATGGGACACGCCGCCGCTGCAGTGCATACAAACGGCTCCGATATACAAAACGTTTTGCAAGGATTAAGCTCGATTAATTTCAGCTTAATTATTCCTGTTTTTCTGATATATTTTATTGGCGGCTATTTGGTGTACGCTTCATTGTTCGCCGCAATCGGCTGTACGGTAAGTGACGGACAGCAAGACGCGCAAGGTTTGACATTGCCGGTAACGTTGCCTATTATTTTTGGTTTTGTAATAATGACACAAGCAATTAATAATCCTACAAGCGGCTTATCGGTTTTTGGCAGTTTATTTCCTTTGACTTCGCCTGTGGTAATGATGGCACGTGTAGCGCAAGGCGTTCCGGAAGCAGTTTCTTATTTTCAGTTAATCTTGAGTATTGTTATTCTATTCGCCACTTTTTTATTTACGACATGGTTTGCCGGAAAAATTTACCGTACCGGAATTTTAATGTACGGCAAAAAGCCAACGTGGAAAGAACTGGTAAAATGGGCGTTTCGGAAAGTTTAA
- a CDS encoding ABC transporter ATP-binding protein translates to MAILELQHLKKYYDTHKAVDDISFKIEEGNIFGLLGPNGAGKTTLLRMVTGIFFPDEGEVMLDGKKFDALNDIQKIGYMPEERGLYKKMKIGEHALYLAQLKGLSRNDAMQKIKYWFERLDMQSWWNKKVEDLSKGMGQKLQFVATVLHEPKLIILDEPFSGLDPVNANLIKDEIYNLAQNGSTIIFSTHRMEQVEEICDNIVLINLGKKILDGSVNEIKQNYKQHLYNLQIDGNIDDAGVTDIFDIQHKDKNGIVLKIKDGCKSNDVLKYFIDKNIQVEHFSEILPSLNDIFIRLVHGTNAVTRSFQNN, encoded by the coding sequence ATGGCTATACTTGAATTGCAACATCTGAAAAAATATTATGACACACATAAAGCGGTGGACGATATCAGCTTTAAAATTGAAGAAGGGAACATTTTTGGTTTGCTCGGTCCCAACGGCGCAGGCAAAACCACTTTGCTGCGTATGGTTACAGGAATTTTCTTTCCCGATGAAGGCGAAGTGATGCTTGACGGGAAAAAATTTGATGCACTCAACGACATTCAGAAAATAGGCTATATGCCCGAAGAACGAGGCTTGTACAAGAAAATGAAAATTGGCGAACATGCGCTGTACCTCGCACAGTTAAAGGGTTTAAGCCGGAACGATGCTATGCAGAAAATCAAATACTGGTTTGAACGCTTGGATATGCAAAGCTGGTGGAACAAAAAAGTTGAAGACCTGAGCAAAGGTATGGGGCAAAAATTACAATTTGTTGCTACCGTTTTGCATGAACCTAAATTAATCATTCTTGACGAGCCGTTCAGTGGTCTTGACCCTGTAAATGCCAATTTAATTAAAGACGAAATTTACAATCTTGCCCAAAATGGAAGCACTATAATTTTCTCGACGCACCGTATGGAGCAAGTGGAAGAAATTTGCGATAATATTGTTCTAATCAATCTTGGCAAAAAAATATTGGACGGCAGCGTAAACGAAATAAAACAAAACTACAAGCAACATTTATACAATCTTCAAATCGATGGAAACATTGATGACGCGGGCGTTACAGATATTTTTGATATTCAGCATAAGGACAAAAACGGAATTGTTTTAAAAATAAAAGACGGCTGCAAGAGCAACGATGTACTGAAATATTTTATTGACAAAAATATTCAGGTAGAGCACTTCAGCGAAATATTGCCATCGCTCAACGACATTTTTATCCGGCTTGTACACGGCACAAATGCCGTTACACGCAGCTTTCAAAACAATTAA
- a CDS encoding trypsin-like peptidase domain-containing protein, with amino-acid sequence MKLKSVFLVVLISAATAIGSVWGFAKFEESKYAGVQEPDKLPLNYASFYGKQNAADNSIDFTSAAASATPAVVHIKVQTKERTVSNPNSGGDDDDPLSQLFGNPFGQFFNGPRSYRIPSQRASGSGVVISEDGYIVTNNHVVKDADKITVTTSDRKTYTAKVIGTDPNSDLAVIKIDAKSLPYLVYGNSDNVKLGQWVLAIGYPFTLDVTVTAGIVSAKARDIGIIGSNSDNNSGASSAVESYIQTDAAVNPGNSGGALINTNGELIGINSAIASPTGSYSGYSFAIPVNIVKKVAADLIKYGAVQRGYIGAGFIDLTNSAFDRQRKFYKIPDSYTKGLYITDVAKNGAGAEAGLKKGDIITKINGIRVDNSGELSSVMGDKKPGDKISLTYLRGDKENTVTLTLKNSLGNLSAMSAMDMVNNSLGATLTTLSSQEMQHYGVSGVKVTNIKDGAFKAAGVKEGFIITDANDTRVKTADQFSKIIQSSNGNVAIHGIYPNDEYTYGYRLNLNNDENNSPDDDDDGN; translated from the coding sequence ATGAAATTAAAAAGTGTTTTTTTAGTCGTACTCATTAGTGCGGCAACTGCGATTGGAAGTGTGTGGGGTTTCGCAAAGTTTGAAGAATCAAAATACGCTGGCGTGCAGGAACCCGATAAATTACCCCTGAATTATGCAAGTTTTTATGGAAAGCAAAATGCGGCGGACAATTCAATAGATTTTACGTCGGCTGCAGCATCGGCAACGCCTGCGGTAGTACACATTAAAGTTCAAACAAAAGAAAGAACTGTTAGTAATCCCAATTCCGGCGGCGATGACGATGACCCGCTTAGCCAGTTGTTTGGCAACCCCTTCGGACAATTTTTTAACGGACCAAGGTCATATCGTATTCCAAGTCAGCGTGCCAGTGGCAGCGGTGTTGTCATTAGTGAAGATGGATATATTGTTACCAATAACCATGTAGTAAAAGATGCAGATAAAATTACCGTAACAACAAGCGACAGAAAAACATATACTGCAAAAGTAATCGGCACAGACCCGAATAGCGATTTAGCTGTTATCAAAATAGACGCAAAAAGCCTTCCTTATCTTGTTTACGGCAATAGCGACAACGTAAAACTCGGGCAATGGGTTTTGGCTATCGGTTATCCCTTCACATTGGACGTTACCGTAACGGCAGGTATTGTAAGTGCCAAAGCAAGAGATATTGGCATAATAGGAAGCAACAGTGATAATAACAGCGGCGCGTCATCCGCTGTCGAATCATATATTCAAACGGATGCTGCCGTAAACCCCGGCAATAGTGGCGGTGCGTTGATTAATACGAACGGAGAGTTGATTGGGATTAACAGCGCAATAGCTTCGCCTACCGGTTCGTACAGCGGGTACTCTTTTGCCATTCCGGTAAATATTGTGAAAAAAGTAGCGGCAGATTTGATAAAATATGGCGCAGTGCAACGTGGATATATTGGTGCGGGTTTTATCGATTTGACCAATAGTGCTTTTGACAGACAAAGAAAATTCTACAAGATACCCGACAGCTATACCAAAGGTTTGTACATAACCGACGTTGCTAAAAACGGAGCCGGTGCGGAAGCCGGTTTGAAGAAGGGCGATATTATTACCAAAATAAATGGCATCCGCGTAGATAATTCGGGCGAATTGTCTTCCGTAATGGGCGATAAAAAACCCGGCGATAAGATATCGCTTACCTATTTACGAGGCGATAAAGAAAACACCGTAACGCTCACTTTGAAAAACAGTCTGGGCAACCTGTCTGCTATGTCTGCAATGGATATGGTTAATAACTCTCTGGGCGCAACGCTCACAACACTGTCCTCACAGGAAATGCAGCATTACGGCGTGAGCGGTGTAAAGGTAACCAACATTAAAGACGGCGCATTTAAAGCAGCCGGCGTAAAAGAAGGATTCATCATTACAGATGCCAACGATACGCGGGTAAAAACTGCTGACCAATTTTCAAAAATCATTCAAAGTTCAAATGGCAACGTTGCCATTCACGGTATTTACCCCAATGATGAATATACATACGGCTACCGTTTGAATTTGAATAATGATGAAAACAATTCGCCGGATGACGACGATGACGGAAACTAA
- a CDS encoding hemolysin family protein, with the protein MSSDIPPAEQMIEHSVNLYKVLLTIFLVLLNGFFVAAEFAIVKVRTSQLSTAKGASARLLNTAKTVTNNLDNYLAATQLGVTLASLGLGWVGEDVMTGIVQKLFHFFNISLSTPAANKWAIVLAFFIITVLHIVFGELAPKSIAIRKASPTTLAVALPLRAFFFVFRPFIWLLNSMANIVLKILGIDPVKEQDIHTEEEIKMIISESEEGGEIEDSERELINNVFDFDSSRVRDILTHRKDIVALDIDMSYEEIIQKVIDEGYSRYPVYKESLNDLIGIVTVKDILQFVSSGKTEDIHKILRPVFYIPDSMKLKDLLRSFQKDHLQIAVVTDEYGDIAGIVTMEDVLEELVGDIQDEHDAEQPIVLQQSDGSFIVESHETIDDINEFLPKPLPILDEEYSTLSGLITYEHGSVPVEGEVLHYCGYEITILKMYRSSVEKVRMRLLPEEEKAADDNTNK; encoded by the coding sequence ATGAGTTCAGACATACCTCCGGCGGAACAAATGATAGAGCATTCCGTAAATTTGTACAAAGTTCTATTGACCATTTTCCTTGTGTTATTAAATGGTTTTTTTGTTGCCGCCGAATTTGCTATTGTTAAGGTACGCACTTCCCAGTTAAGCACAGCTAAAGGTGCATCGGCAAGACTATTGAATACTGCTAAAACCGTTACCAACAATCTTGACAATTATCTTGCTGCAACACAGCTTGGTGTAACGCTTGCTTCACTGGGTCTTGGTTGGGTGGGCGAAGATGTAATGACGGGTATCGTGCAAAAACTATTTCATTTTTTCAACATCAGCCTATCTACGCCTGCGGCAAATAAGTGGGCAATTGTACTGGCATTTTTCATCATAACAGTTTTACATATAGTGTTTGGCGAGCTGGCGCCAAAATCCATTGCCATACGTAAGGCATCTCCTACGACACTGGCTGTAGCATTGCCTTTGCGCGCTTTCTTTTTTGTTTTTCGCCCGTTTATCTGGCTGCTGAATTCAATGGCAAATATCGTGTTGAAAATACTGGGTATTGACCCTGTGAAAGAACAAGATATTCATACCGAAGAAGAAATTAAAATGATTATTTCCGAAAGCGAGGAAGGCGGCGAAATTGAAGATTCGGAACGAGAATTGATTAACAATGTTTTTGACTTTGATTCGAGCCGTGTGCGAGACATTCTCACACATAGAAAAGATATTGTGGCGCTGGATATTGATATGAGCTACGAGGAAATAATACAGAAAGTGATTGACGAGGGGTATTCGCGTTATCCTGTTTATAAAGAAAGTCTCAACGACTTAATCGGCATAGTTACGGTAAAAGATATTTTACAGTTTGTAAGCTCCGGAAAAACGGAGGATATACACAAAATACTTCGTCCTGTATTTTATATTCCGGACAGCATGAAGCTGAAAGATTTGCTGCGTTCTTTCCAGAAAGACCACCTGCAAATCGCAGTCGTAACCGACGAATACGGAGATATTGCAGGTATCGTAACAATGGAAGATGTATTGGAAGAATTGGTGGGCGATATTCAGGATGAACATGATGCAGAACAACCGATTGTACTGCAACAATCCGATGGAAGCTTTATTGTGGAGTCGCATGAAACCATCGATGATATTAACGAATTTCTGCCTAAACCTTTGCCTATACTGGACGAAGAATATTCCACTCTTTCCGGCCTGATTACTTACGAACATGGCAGCGTACCTGTCGAAGGAGAAGTGCTGCATTATTGTGGTTATGAAATCACAATTTTAAAAATGTACCGCAGTTCGGTGGAAAAAGTAAGAATGCGTTTGCTGCCGGAAGAAGAAAAAGCAGCAGACGATAACACGAATAAATAA
- a CDS encoding type B 50S ribosomal protein L31, which translates to MKQGIHPESYRFVVFRDMSNGVEFLSKSTAASNETTVFEGVEYPVIKLEISNTSHPFYTGKNVLVDTAGRIDKFKKRYAKK; encoded by the coding sequence ATGAAACAAGGTATCCACCCGGAAAGTTATCGTTTCGTTGTGTTCAGAGATATGAGCAACGGCGTAGAATTTTTATCTAAATCAACAGCAGCTTCTAATGAAACTACAGTTTTTGAAGGTGTTGAATATCCCGTAATCAAGTTGGAAATTTCCAACACTTCACATCCTTTTTACACAGGTAAAAATGTGTTGGTAGATACGGCAGGTCGTATCGATAAATTCAAAAAGCGTTACGCAAAGAAATAA
- a CDS encoding YceI family protein, whose amino-acid sequence MRKVFLSATAALVLLAACNSSNSDKANTSAEQTVAAATGTSYTIADSSVVKWRATHKGGLNPRFGTIGIDSGSIAAKNGQVTGGSFVVSINSLKVDSASVTEPGKSPSQLETHLKSPDFFDAAKYPVAKFAITSVAPFDSTKAQSTIAGATNIVSGNLTIKDSTVNVTFPAKITVTDSQISIVASFSVDRTSWGLTYGTQGSAADWLISKDFEIDLDLKANAK is encoded by the coding sequence ATGCGTAAAGTATTTTTATCCGCAACTGCGGCATTGGTATTATTGGCTGCGTGTAACAGCTCTAACTCCGACAAAGCAAACACCTCCGCTGAACAAACAGTTGCTGCTGCAACAGGTACAAGCTATACAATTGCCGACAGCAGTGTTGTTAAATGGCGTGCAACACACAAAGGCGGCTTGAATCCTCGTTTCGGAACGATTGGCATTGATAGCGGAAGCATCGCTGCTAAAAACGGACAAGTTACCGGCGGTTCATTCGTAGTGAGCATCAATTCTTTAAAAGTAGATTCTGCATCCGTTACAGAGCCGGGCAAAAGTCCTTCTCAATTAGAAACACACTTGAAAAGCCCGGATTTCTTCGACGCAGCAAAATACCCTGTTGCGAAATTCGCTATTACAAGCGTTGCTCCATTCGACAGCACTAAAGCTCAAAGTACAATTGCAGGCGCCACAAATATTGTAAGCGGGAATTTAACCATTAAAGACAGCACCGTGAATGTAACTTTCCCTGCAAAAATTACTGTTACCGACAGCCAAATCAGTATTGTAGCTTCCTTCTCCGTTGACAGGACTTCGTGGGGCTTAACTTATGGTACGCAAGGTTCCGCTGCAGACTGGCTCATCAGCAAAGACTTTGAAATTGATTTGGATTTAAAAGCAAATGCCAAATAA
- the clpX gene encoding ATP-dependent Clp protease ATP-binding subunit ClpX, with protein sequence MAKNTHTQCSFCGRSRDEVKMLISGINADICEQCVQNAYEIVEQELNAGFQGVSNVGTGEKDLKIRSPREIKTFLDEYVIGQDDAKKILSVAVYNHYKRITQKVQHDDIEIEKSNIIMIGETGTGKTLLAKSIAKMLNVPFAIVDATVFTEAGYVGEDIESMLSRLLQNCNYDVPMAERGIVYIDEIDKIARKGDNPSITRDVSGEGVQQGLLKMLEGTEALVPPQGGRKHPEQKMVKINTQNILFICGGAFDGIDKIIARRVNTNAIGFNVNKEQQEAQKKNLLQFVNPQDLKSFGLIPELLGRLPVVTHLDPLDKETLRSILTEPKNSLIKQYTRLFELEGVKLKVESEVLDFITDKALEFKLGARGLRSICESILTEAMFDIPGSNKKEMIIDLAYAQQQFNSSKLGMMKVA encoded by the coding sequence ATGGCTAAAAACACACATACACAATGTTCCTTTTGCGGGCGTTCGAGAGATGAAGTGAAGATGCTTATTTCGGGCATCAATGCAGATATTTGTGAGCAATGCGTACAAAACGCTTACGAAATTGTAGAGCAGGAACTCAACGCAGGTTTTCAAGGTGTATCAAATGTTGGTACGGGAGAGAAAGATTTGAAAATCCGCAGTCCGCGCGAGATTAAAACTTTCCTGGATGAGTATGTAATAGGACAGGACGATGCAAAGAAAATTCTTTCTGTCGCAGTATATAATCATTACAAAAGAATTACGCAGAAAGTGCAACACGATGATATTGAAATCGAGAAGAGCAATATCATTATGATTGGCGAAACAGGAACAGGCAAAACCTTATTGGCAAAAAGCATTGCCAAAATGCTGAATGTTCCGTTTGCGATTGTAGATGCAACGGTATTTACAGAAGCGGGTTATGTGGGCGAGGATATTGAAAGTATGCTTTCGCGCTTGTTGCAAAACTGCAATTATGACGTGCCGATGGCAGAACGCGGCATTGTATATATTGACGAAATTGATAAGATTGCACGCAAAGGCGATAATCCATCCATCACGCGCGATGTAAGCGGCGAAGGCGTTCAGCAAGGCTTGCTGAAAATGCTCGAAGGCACGGAAGCGCTCGTACCACCACAAGGCGGACGTAAGCATCCCGAACAGAAAATGGTAAAAATTAATACACAAAATATTCTCTTTATCTGCGGCGGCGCATTTGACGGCATTGATAAAATTATCGCACGTCGTGTAAATACGAATGCTATTGGCTTTAACGTAAACAAAGAGCAGCAGGAAGCGCAAAAGAAAAACCTGTTGCAATTTGTCAATCCGCAGGATTTGAAATCATTTGGATTGATTCCCGAACTGCTTGGTCGTTTGCCGGTAGTTACACATCTCGACCCGTTGGACAAAGAAACATTGCGTTCCATTCTCACAGAACCCAAAAACAGCTTGATAAAACAATATACGCGCTTATTTGAACTGGAAGGAGTGAAGCTGAAAGTGGAAAGCGAAGTATTAGATTTTATTACCGATAAAGCACTGGAATTTAAGTTGGGCGCACGTGGCTTGCGCAGCATTTGCGAAAGTATTCTTACGGAAGCAATGTTTGATATTCCCGGAAGCAACAAAAAGGAAATGATTATCGATTTAGCGTACGCACAACAGCAATTCAATAGCAGCAAGCTCGGCATGATGAAAGTTGCCTGA
- a CDS encoding ClpP family protease, with translation MNLLYKKTFINNEDEENDEPETKKEEPQAPLLLKKQEELFLKNRAVYLWGVVDDKSAREVVTKLLLLEADKPGEEIKFYINSPGGVVTSGMVIYDTIKMISSPVSTICMGLAASMGSILLSVGEKGRRFIFPHGEVMIHQPSIGGYFQATSADIEIQAEQIEKTKLMGAEILAENCGKTVEQILKDFDRDYYMNAQEAVAYGIVDGVLEKL, from the coding sequence ATGAACTTATTATATAAAAAAACTTTCATTAATAACGAGGACGAAGAAAACGACGAACCTGAAACAAAAAAAGAAGAACCACAAGCGCCTTTGCTGCTAAAAAAACAGGAAGAGCTTTTTCTGAAAAACCGCGCGGTGTATTTATGGGGTGTCGTGGACGATAAATCGGCGCGCGAAGTTGTAACCAAATTGTTGTTACTCGAAGCTGACAAGCCGGGCGAAGAAATAAAATTTTATATCAACAGCCCGGGCGGTGTCGTTACCAGCGGTATGGTTATTTACGATACGATTAAAATGATTTCATCGCCGGTAAGCACCATTTGTATGGGATTGGCTGCAAGCATGGGTTCAATTTTGTTAAGTGTAGGAGAGAAGGGCAGACGCTTTATTTTTCCGCACGGCGAAGTAATGATTCATCAACCGAGCATTGGCGGGTATTTTCAGGCGACATCGGCAGACATTGAAATTCAGGCAGAGCAAATCGAAAAAACCAAATTGATGGGCGCTGAAATTCTTGCAGAAAATTGCGGCAAAACTGTTGAACAAATTCTGAAAGATTTCGACCGCGATTATTACATGAATGCGCAAGAAGCGGTTGCTTATGGAATTGTGGACGGCGTGTTGGAGAAGTTGTGA
- a CDS encoding ClpP family protease, with product MDIEKEFEQYAVKHRGISSNTMFQYKNNFTNLTPYIIEERPMNVASMDVFSRLMMDRIIFLGEGINDYVANIVTAQLLFLDSVDRNRDIQMYINSPGGSVYAGLGIYDTMQFVSPDVSTICTGIAASMAAVLMAAGVKGKRSALKHSRIMIHQPSGAIGGQASDIQITAREIRKIKNELDNIIAEHSGKDAAQVAIDRDRDFWMTAQEAKDYGLIDEVLLVNPRKAKQ from the coding sequence ATGGATATAGAAAAAGAATTTGAACAATATGCAGTAAAGCATCGCGGCATCAGCAGTAATACGATGTTTCAATACAAAAACAATTTTACCAATCTTACGCCGTACATCATTGAAGAACGACCGATGAACGTGGCTTCTATGGACGTGTTCAGCCGGTTAATGATGGACAGGATTATCTTCCTGGGCGAAGGCATCAACGATTATGTCGCAAATATTGTAACAGCGCAGTTACTGTTCCTCGACAGTGTGGACAGAAACCGCGATATTCAAATGTACATCAACAGTCCCGGCGGCAGCGTGTATGCGGGTTTGGGTATTTACGATACTATGCAATTCGTAAGCCCCGATGTTTCTACCATCTGTACGGGAATTGCAGCAAGCATGGCTGCGGTATTGATGGCAGCCGGTGTCAAAGGAAAACGCAGCGCTTTGAAACATAGCCGCATTATGATACATCAGCCGAGTGGCGCAATTGGCGGACAGGCATCGGATATTCAAATCACTGCAAGGGAAATTCGCAAAATTAAAAATGAATTGGACAACATTATCGCCGAACACAGCGGTAAAGATGCAGCGCAGGTCGCTATTGACCGCGACCGCGATTTCTGGATGACAGCACAGGAAGCTAAAGATTACGGATTGATTGATGAAGTATTATTGGTAAATCCGAGAAAAGCGAAACAATAA